A region of Actinomycetes bacterium DNA encodes the following proteins:
- a CDS encoding NUDIX domain-containing protein, giving the protein MEGDGNGWVSCALGHRHWGLHGAAGLLLYAVDDRGTPQVLMQHRAAWTNEGDTWGVPGGARDSHEDAPAAALREAAEEAGIPSSGVRVREVSRDEHGGWAYETVLADTPVPLPTVANQESEALAWVPMAEVEGLRLHPGFAGTWSRHRAEPLALVVDAANVVGSRPDGWWRDREGAARRLRESLEPWRARLVRDPDGALRVVASVLLVVEGRARPVSEDPGWVDVVAAPGTGDDAIVDATEGQPSGRVLLVTADRGLRARVGTAVTGPTWLLDRLPTP; this is encoded by the coding sequence GTGGAGGGCGACGGCAACGGCTGGGTGTCCTGCGCGCTGGGTCACCGGCACTGGGGGTTGCACGGCGCCGCCGGCCTGCTGCTGTACGCCGTCGACGACCGTGGCACCCCTCAGGTGCTCATGCAGCACCGCGCGGCCTGGACCAACGAGGGCGACACGTGGGGCGTGCCCGGCGGAGCCAGGGACAGCCACGAGGACGCGCCGGCCGCGGCTCTGCGCGAGGCCGCGGAGGAGGCGGGCATCCCCTCCTCGGGAGTCCGGGTGCGCGAGGTCAGCCGTGACGAGCACGGCGGGTGGGCGTACGAGACGGTGCTCGCCGACACGCCCGTGCCCCTGCCGACGGTGGCCAACCAGGAGAGCGAGGCGCTCGCCTGGGTGCCGATGGCCGAGGTGGAGGGGCTTCGGCTGCACCCGGGTTTCGCCGGGACGTGGTCACGCCATCGGGCGGAGCCGCTGGCCCTGGTCGTCGACGCGGCCAACGTGGTCGGGTCCCGCCCGGACGGGTGGTGGCGCGACCGGGAGGGGGCGGCCCGGCGGCTGCGGGAGTCGCTGGAGCCGTGGCGGGCGCGGCTGGTCCGCGACCCCGACGGCGCCCTGCGAGTCGTGGCCTCGGTGCTGCTCGTGGTGGAGGGGCGGGCTCGTCCCGTCTCCGAGGACCCGGGCTGGGTGGACGTCGTCGCGGCGCCGGGCACCGGGGACGACGCCATCGTCGACGCGACCGAGGGGCAGCCCAGCGGGCGGGTGCTGCTCGTGACCGCCGACCGCGGCCTGCGCGCGCGCGTCGGCACGGCCGTCACGGGGCCGACGTGGCTGCTCGACCGACTGC